The following nucleotide sequence is from Syntrophobacterales bacterium.
TCTATCCTGAGCGACACGACCTTAAACTTCATGATGTTTGCAATCTCCCTGTCGGCCAATACATCCCTTTCCATGGCTACGCAATAGGGACAATATTTGCTGTAAAAATATAGGACGAGCGCTTTGTCCTCCGCCTTTGCCCTTTTGAGCGCGGCAGCGTAATCCTCCGCAAACAGTTCCGCGGGGCTTAAACACAAAGCTGCGGCGATGAAGCAAATGAGTCCGCCCATCCCAAGAATACCGTGTCTGAAAGAAAAATCGTTTTTCATCAAAGATAATGATACCATACTCCGAGCGTAAAAATCATCACCCCCTTTTTGAAGCGCCTTGGCCAAGTATGTTAAATGTCTTGCTATAATACGCGATATTAAGACCGATACCAGCCTCGTCCGCCAGAAGAACATCTTCAGGCCTCGCCCAGGAGACAGTGTGCGGTGCGGGGTATCCCGGGGTTTACGACTACTATTAGGCAAGCGCCCCAAGGGGCGGGGAATTAGACCCGCAGAGATTAAAGAAGGAGTGATATTCTTATGTCAGCGTAAGATGCATCGACATGACATAGCCGACGGAACATGTCCGCTGCTGGAACCACATATACTGGACAAAAAGGCAATGGGCGGGATTGCGGATGATAACAGAAGATTCATAAATACAGTCATTGATATGTACTTCCGCTTACTGCTTAAGCGGAAGTGTTTTGGGATTTATATATTTAACTTACAAAGCGCCTTTAAGAGCATCACTCCTTCGCTCTTGGCGTGTCAAAACACTTGATCGTTATCCCGTCAGGAACCGTAACATCGCTTATGTATTTAACCTCACAACGTACAGCGTTTTCAGGGAGTTTTTGCACCAGAACAACTCTGGAATCGGAATATCCGCATACAGCCCAATAATTCGGCTCATTAACATGATCGTAATAGACGGTTCTCTCTCCATTATGCAGTTTTTCTTCCGTCGGAACCTCAAACCCTGTTTGTTTAACCGGATATTCTCCTGCGGAGATAACAATATATTTAGCCGGCAGGGGTTCTTCGCTGTCGACAGCTTTCCATCCATCCTCTGCGGAAGACGAGATGTTTTGCTTGACGGTCAACCGGGACGGGCATTGTTTGACGGACAATTCAGCGGCTGTCGCACGGACTATCACAAGGTGCAGCCCTATAAACACCAGCGCCGCACAAGTCAGAGTCTTTGCGTTCACAGGATCACTGAGAAGGCTTCACCGTTGTTACTGGGGTTAACATAGCTTCCGTCTGCATTTTTCCCGCGATTGAAGAGTTTGCGCTCTATGATGCGAACACTGTTCTTGAACTGTTCAACGATGATGATGCGTATCCCGGGAGTACCTTGCTCGGGATTTGGATCATCAAAAGACCCAACAAAAAACGCAGCATGACCATGCCCGCTTACAAAACGCCCATTTACAAATGTGGCAATGGCCGTACCTTCCATGATCGTCCCGCCATTTTTAAGAGTTTCTATAACGTTCGGACCTTTAGTCCACGTACTTGTGCTACGGTTTTTCAGCTCCGGAATGTAACGCTTCACCAGGGAAACGCATTCCCCCAGGTAATTTCCTGCTATGTCCGCCACATGGGGTTTGCCAATCTGTGACGTTGGATTAGGATAAACATAAGGGCCAGCCATCATTTACCTCCTTAAGTTATCAAGCAGTCAATGCCTTGAAAATTTCTTATCTGTATTATTGTATGCAGAGGCGCATCAATCTTGTCAAGCGGTATGTACCTTGCAGTCCCCAAATTCCCTTTAATACAGCCTGTCGCTCACGATCCGTAAGCCCATACGCCCATACCTGCGAAGGTGGATCTGTTCGCTGCCAAAGAGTCCGCGCCTCAAGACTCAACATATGCCTTCAGGACGAACGAACTGCCTGGGCGGAGTGATTGAGCGGCGTGGTTGTAACCAGCTATGCCGCGATAGCTTCTGAATTCATCGGTATAGACGGATGTGCCTTGCGCTATGTTGTGCTGATGAGTTTTTCCGACATCTCGTCCGGATATAGCTTGAAAAATTCATAAATGGAAATTGTAACCTTACGCACGGTAGAATAATCTTTGTTAATATTATTATATCACATGGTTATGTTCTGTAAGTTAGCTCTATAATCATCATTTTTTGTTGATACCCTCTTCGGATAAAATTTTTGGGTCGTCCTAACGCGCATAAGACCATACCCGTACGTCGCGGCCGCCAATCGTTGCGACGTTGCCGGCGCTGTCATACTGTACGTTTTTGGCATCGATTGTTGTAATATTGCCGGCACTGTCATACTGCATTTTGTGACCGCCAATCGTTGCGACGTTGCCGGCGCCGTCATATTGCACTTTTTTGCCGCCAATTTTTGTAATCCTGCCATCCTTGTCATACTGTATGTCGTCAACGTTTGTAATCCTGCCATACCTGTCATACTTTACGTCATCAACGTATGCAATCATGCCATACCCGTCATGCGGCATTATGGCGCCGTCATCTGATATAATTTTACCGCGCATACCATTCTGTACTGTTTTGCCGCCAATTTTTGCAATGTTGCCATACCTGCCATACCTTACGCCGGTAATTTTTGCAATCCCGACATACTTATTAAGTTCTGTTTTTTTCAGGTCGTCTTCATTGACTCCTGCAATTATGCCGGAGCTGTCATCATATTGTACGGTTCGGCCGCCAATGTATATGATTTTGCCGGAAACAGTATCATAGTGCACCCTTTCGTGGCCGATGTATTTGAGTCTGTCATAATTGTCATATTCTATTCTTTCATTGCCAATATATTCAATTTTGCCGGAACCGTCATACACTACCTTCTCATCGCCAATGTATGCAATGTTGCCATACTTGTCATATTCCACTCTCTCATCGCCAACGTATGTAATTTTACCGGAACTGTTATGCTGTACGGTTCGGCCGCCAATGTATGCGACGTTGCCGGAGCTGTCATACACTGCCTTCTCGTCGCCAATGTCCGCCATTTTACCATACTTGTCATATTCCACTTTTTCGTCGCCAATATATTCAATTTTGCCGGAACCGTCATACTCCACTTTTTCGTCGCCAATGTATGCGACGTTACCGGCGCTGTCATAGTGTATCGTCAGTTCCTGATGGTCGTAATTTGTTGTAATTGCGCCAGACCCGGGCGGCATATCCTGGTTGCCGCTGTTTGCGGTTTTGCCGGAAGTATCGCGCTTAATGCCCCCTATGCCGGCCAGAGCATCATCATTACCGCCGGCAGCAAAAACAGGCGTTATGAACATAGGCGCCATTAAAATAAAAATTAAAAAAATCTTTTTCATAAGAGAATCTTCAAACCTCACTAATATCGTTGATCATGAGCATGGCTTTCATTCCACCACTCCGCAATAACAATATCTTGCGCCCGCTTAAAGCCGGAGCCTCACGGCCGCCGCCGCTCCACACCTGTAAGGCATCAGGGGCTGTCGCCTCTATCCTTTAACTTACGATCACACTGGGGGTATGGGCAGGTACCCACTGCAAGGTTGGCATAACGATCATTAAGAAATACCTGTACGTTGTGGCCGCCAATTTTTGTAACGTTGCCATACTTATCATAGTATACTTTTTCGCCGTCCATTTTCGCAATTTTGCCGGAGCCATCGTGCTGCACTTCGCCGTAAAACGTGTTAATTGTTGTAATTATGTTAAAGCTTGCAGGCTGTGCATTTTTGCCGTCGCTTTTTATAACCCTGCCAGAATTATCATACTGTGCGAGCGGGGCGGTAACTATTAAAACTTTACCGGAACGCTCATCATACCGTACCCGTACGTCAAGACCGCCAATCGTTGTAACGGCGCCATACATGTCATACTGTACTTCCCGGCCGTCAATTGTCGTAATTGCGCCATAACGATCATACTCTATTTTTTCGCCGTCAATTGTCGTAATTGCGGCAATGCTGCCATACATGTCGTAGTGTACTTTGTCGCCGCTGATCAGTGTAATGGCTGCAATGTCGCCATAACGATCATACTCTATTTTTTCGCCGTCAATTGTCGTAATTGCGGTAATTCTGCCGGAACTGTCATGTTGTATTTTGTGGCCGTCAATTGTTGCGCTTGTTGTAGCGTTGCCATACTTATCATACTGTACTTTTTGAGCGCCAATTTTTGTGACCCTGCCATATTTATCATATTGTACTTTCTGATCGCCAATTTTTGTAATTTTGTCGGGACCATCATACTGTACTTTCTGGTCGCCAATTTTTGAAATGTTGCCAAGACCATCATACTGTACGCTTTTTATAATGACACTATAATGACTATGGCTCAAAAGCCTTGCAAACCACTTTACATCTTCGTTGTTGCGCCGTATACGTTGCGCTTTCCTGTCATATTTTGCAGCGTGTCTGTAGCTGCCGCTCCGTACGTATTTATCGTCACTGCTTGTGGCGCTGCTGTAACTTGAAGACCACGTGTCGTTATCGTCACTACTTGTACTACTACTTGCACTACTACTGCTACTGCTGCTACTGCTGCTACTACTGCTACTTGAACTGTCGCTCTTTGTGTCTTTGTCATCACTTTTTTTATCGTTACCCCGATAGTCATTTCGTACGTCTTTGTCGCCAATTTTTGTGACTTTGCCAAACCCGTCGCGCTGTATGTCCTGATCCCCAATTTTTGTGACTTTGCCAAACCCGTCGCGCTGTACGTTCTGATCGCCAATGCTTGTGACTTTGCCAAACCCGTCGCGCTGTACGTTCTGATCGCCAATGCTTGAAATGTTGCCTTTATAGTCCAGTTGTACATTCTTGTCGCCAATTCTTGAAATGTTGCCTTTATAGTCCCGTTGTACGTCTTTGTCGCCAATTCTTGAAATACTGGCCAGATCCTCATCATCACCGGCAAAAACAGGCGTTATAAACATAAGGGCCATTAAAATAAAAATTAAAAAAATCTTTTTCATAAGAGAATCTTCAAGCCTCCTTATCGTTCATCATACGCATGGCTTTTATTCCTGAATTATTATAGCATATACGCTATTTTCCAACAAAAAGCTTCAAAGGCATAAGGACCGGACAACCGCAAGAAGACAGGCGCGGAATTTTAGAAGGTTAAGCCCCCAATCCCCCATTGCCGCAATCCTTGAGCGATACTTTGCGCCGGCCTCACGCGCCGCTTGGCCTCACGCGCCCCTACTCCGCGCCCTTGGGAGGGCTTAAGAGGGTTTGACCGTCCGCGGCATTGGTGAAAATCTCCATCTATAAGTATTATTCGGGTCTCTGTGGCAATTGGATACAAGATTTGGACGCCCGCGCGGGGCGGCCGGGCGGACCGCTTGCGACATCGGTGGAGGCTGCCCCGCCGCTTCGCCTCTGGTTACTTCAATCCTTTAAGCGGTATAATAAGGACGCTTGATAATGCCGTCATCACGCCGAGCGCCAGGATTCCCACCCTGAAACTCATAAAGTCTCCCGACAATCCGAGAAGATAGGGTATAATCCCAATCCCGAAGACAGAACCGAAGGTTATTACGAATCCCATGGCCTGCCCTCGTTCTTCCTTGTTGAACATTCTCGAAACAGTGACGAGGGAGACCGGGAAAAACCCTGTGACGATGGTGGCTTGAAGAAATAGGAGTATCTTGATCCAGCGTACGTCACATACGGCGAGAAGGACGGTCAGGGCGCCGGTTGCCAAAAGAAGGGTAAAAGTGGTCTTCCGGAGGCTCACCCGATCGGCGAAGAATCCCGCGACAATGGAGGATACCACCCCGCCTAATCGGGAAAGACCGAAGGTGGCGTTGACCTCGCCCATGGAAATCCCAAGCTCCTTCGTGAGATAGAGAGGGATAATAAAATAGAGGCCAAGATTGGCGCCTGCCGCAAAGATCCATATAATGCCGTTTAGCCACAGGGCTTTTCTCTTGAAGAGCGTGACTTGGAAATATTGCTTTTTTTTATCTGCCTGTTCCGCCTGAGACCCTTCGACCTTGAGCGCAAAGATCACGGCGCACACGAAATAGACAATGGCAAGAAGGGCAAACATGATTCTCCATGACGAGACAAAAGACATGAAGAAAAGGACCACAAATGGCGATCCGAAAATGCTCATGGAGGCCGCCGAATCGTGAATGGCGATGACCCGTCCCCATATGGGTTCTGAATAGTATTCCGTAATGATATATATCATGTTGGGAAGATACATGCCTGTTGCCATGCCCAGAAGAAATCCGAGGAAATAGAGGGCGGTGAAGCTTTTGACAAGAAGCATGGACAGATAGATACATGTGGTGGCCATAAGGGATATGACTATGACTTTCTTTGGACCGAACAGACTGGAGTAGACGCCCGAAAAGAAAAGACTTGAGGCGTATCCCACGGAGATTAGGGCGGCGATACTGCTTGCCCTCCCGTGAGTTACATGAAACTCGTCTTCCAGCAGGGGAAGAACAGGCGCGAAGATGGCCCGTCCCGTAAAATTCAGAAACCACAGGAGCCAGATAAAAGAAAGAAAAAGAAGGGCTTTTCCCGTAAGTGACTCGAAACGATGCACGGCACTAATATTAACCCGTAAGGATTGTCAATTGCAATGCCTTAATTTCGGACGCGGTCATCCGCCTTATGACTATATGACTATGACCCGTGCCATTTACGAGACGCCTCCTTCCGCGAGAATCTTTACTTTGATTGGGTCCGAGGACGCGAGACATGTACACATCCGCGAGACTCCTCGAAAGACATATCGCGACATACCGCCCGTGAAAGACCCATCGCCCATCGTCTCGGGTCACCCGCCGTCTCGCGCCCGCCTCGCCCCGTGGTCCGCACCTGCGCCATGCGCAATCCTTGAGCGCTTCCTTAAGAATAATTAAATTAGACAGTCAGAGTGCGCTTATGATAGGCTATTCCAAGTAAACCAGTGTCCTTGGAGAGGGTATGCTAAAGGCGGCGCCGGCGCTTTAAACCGGACGCACCGCCATTTGCGGCTTATACATGGTGGGAGGTGGCTATGCGTATACCAGGACTATGGCCTGAGAAGTTCAGCTCCCGCCTTTTTCTAATGACCTTTGTGGCGGGACTCATTCCGATCCTTATTTTTGCCATCCTGATTCAGAAGTACTACAGGGAGTTCCATCCCGAGATCCGGCAGACCATAAAGCGGGCCTACGATGAACAATGGTCCCACAGTGAGGTTCTTCTCAGGGAGAGCGTAGGGACCCTGGTGGAGCAGAAGGCGCGGGATGTTTCGTTACAGATTACTTTGATCCTTGGGAGTCATCCTTATATGACCCTCAAGGACCTCCAAAACGATAAAGAGTTCCGCAAGATTGCAGTCCAGTCTTTCGGGCGGACAGGATATACGTCCCTCCATGAGACCCATACGGGCATAATCCGTTTTCACAAAGAGAAGAGGCTTGAGAACATGCGGACCGGTATTCTTAAGCGTAATTTTCCTGCCCTTTGGGCCATCATACGGGAGAGCCGCAAGGGAGGAAAGCCTGCAAGCGGATATTACGGGTGGAGAAAGTCCGGCGAAGAGACCAGGCAGAAGTATATATATGTCGTTCCCGTCAGACAGCCAACAGGCGACGGTGTGCATCTAAGCGTCGGCGTGAGCGGTTCTATGGAGGAATTCAGCGACCCTATAAGAGACGCGGAGGCGGTACACCGCAAGACCGTCGAACACTTGGGCGCGGCCAGCGACAGAATTTTCCAGTCCTTCAAATGGTTTGGCATTGTTTCCATGGGATTTGGCATTGTAATTGTCTCTCTTATCGCCTTTGGGGTCGGCCTCTATTTCTCCAGAGCAATCACAAGACTCAGGGTGGCGACCCAGAAAGTTGTTGAAGGTGATTTTTCCGTATCGGTAAAACCATCCATGTCGGGCGAGGTAAGAACCTTAGCCCAGGATTTCAACCGCATGGTGCGCCAATTGGCCGATACCACCGTATCCAAAGAGCTTCTTGAGAAAAGCGAGCGGCGGCTCGTGAAAAGCAACCATGATCTCCAGCACGAAATCATCGTCCGTACCGCCGCCGAGAAAACCCTTTCGACGGAAAAAGAACGTCTTGCCGTGACCCTTCGCTCCATCAGGGACGGCGTTATCACCACGGACCGGCAAGGTAGCGTCGTCCTTATCAACAGGGCGGCGGAGGCGCTTACAGGGTGGTCGCAGGCGGAGGCAGGTGGTCGTGGTCTTGCCGAAATCTTCCGCAGTATAGATGAAGGAACGAAGATGCCTGCGGCAAATCCGGTTGATGCGACCATTGCAGGCGATGCGGAGGGCCTTGAGCGGACTCAGATTCTCGTCGGCAGGGATGGATCCGAGAGCGTGATCGCTTTAAGCGGCGCGCCGATTAAGGATAACGATGGCGCCATTCTCGGGGTCGTGATCGTGTTTCGCGACATTACGTGGCAGCGGAAAATGGAAGAACAGATGCAGCGGCTCAGGAAGTTTGAATCGGTGAGCACTCTGGCTAGAGGCGTCGCCCATGATTTCAATAATCTCCTATCTGTCATCTTAGGCAATATCTCCCTGGCCAAGATGCTTATTGATCCGGAAAATAAGATTCACCGGAGATTGACGGATGCGGAAGACGCCACGATGAAGGGCAGGGATTTGATATACAGGCTCCTCGCCTATTCCAGAGAAGGCGGCTATAAAAGGACGGCGGTTTCATTGAAACCGGTCATTCAGGAGTGGACAGACCGGGCGATGAACGGATCAGGTAAGAAATGCGCCATCCTTATTGCCGAAGATTTGTATCAGGCTGAAGTCAATAAAGAGCAGATAGGGGAAGTAATTCAGACCATCGTGATGAACGCCCGCGAAGCGACGCCCGAGGACGGCGTCATTACGGTAAGGGCGGAGAATATTAAGCTTGAAGCGTATGACACGGTCCCTCTTCCAGATGGAAACTATGTCAAAATATCGATAGAGGACCAGGGCGACGGCATATCGGACGAAGATCTCCCGAGGATCTTTGATCCCTATTTTACCACCAAAGAAATGGGAAACACAAAAGGCACAGGGCTGGGGCTTGCAATAAGCCACTCCATTGTCACCAGTCACAATGGGCTTTTCACCGTAGATTCAAGTAAGGGCGCGGGAACCGTATTTCACATCTATCTTCCGGCCTGCGTCTAGAAAGAACGTATCTTTATCTATATGAGGCAAAACTGAAAAGAAAAGCGCCAGTAGTACAATGAATATCTGCGGGAGCATACCTCCCGTTATGCGAAGAACACGGCTTTATTTCTTTCTGCCGCGCAAACCCGCTTATCCTGAACCGCGGACTTTTCTATTGAGGAAAACTTTTAACTCGCACACGACAGATCCCCCCCCACAGCTGATCATAATTTAAGGCCATGTAAGGTCATGGCCCAAAAGGTACCGGGGACTCACCCGCGCACGTCTCCATTACCGTGGG
It contains:
- a CDS encoding thioredoxin family protein; translation: MKNDFSFRHGILGMGGLICFIAAALCLSPAELFAEDYAAALKRAKAEDKALVLYFYSKYCPYCVAMERDVLADREIANIMKFKVVSLRIDVEARPDLATKYGIRGYPSTCFMEPSGKVIIRVPGYVDKKEFGILLEYAKEKHYKTTALRDYLKKAGVKFN
- a CDS encoding BPSL0067 family protein, with protein sequence MAGPYVYPNPTSQIGKPHVADIAGNYLGECVSLVKRYIPELKNRSTSTWTKGPNVIETLKNGGTIMEGTAIATFVNGRFVSGHGHAAFFVGSFDDPNPEQGTPGIRIIIVEQFKNSVRIIERKLFNRGKNADGSYVNPSNNGEAFSVIL
- a CDS encoding MFS transporter gives rise to the protein MHRFESLTGKALLFLSFIWLLWFLNFTGRAIFAPVLPLLEDEFHVTHGRASSIAALISVGYASSLFFSGVYSSLFGPKKVIVISLMATTCIYLSMLLVKSFTALYFLGFLLGMATGMYLPNMIYIITEYYSEPIWGRVIAIHDSAASMSIFGSPFVVLFFMSFVSSWRIMFALLAIVYFVCAVIFALKVEGSQAEQADKKKQYFQVTLFKRKALWLNGIIWIFAAGANLGLYFIIPLYLTKELGISMGEVNATFGLSRLGGVVSSIVAGFFADRVSLRKTTFTLLLATGALTVLLAVCDVRWIKILLFLQATIVTGFFPVSLVTVSRMFNKEERGQAMGFVITFGSVFGIGIIPYLLGLSGDFMSFRVGILALGVMTALSSVLIIPLKGLK
- a CDS encoding PAS domain S-box protein; translation: MRIPGLWPEKFSSRLFLMTFVAGLIPILIFAILIQKYYREFHPEIRQTIKRAYDEQWSHSEVLLRESVGTLVEQKARDVSLQITLILGSHPYMTLKDLQNDKEFRKIAVQSFGRTGYTSLHETHTGIIRFHKEKRLENMRTGILKRNFPALWAIIRESRKGGKPASGYYGWRKSGEETRQKYIYVVPVRQPTGDGVHLSVGVSGSMEEFSDPIRDAEAVHRKTVEHLGAASDRIFQSFKWFGIVSMGFGIVIVSLIAFGVGLYFSRAITRLRVATQKVVEGDFSVSVKPSMSGEVRTLAQDFNRMVRQLADTTVSKELLEKSERRLVKSNHDLQHEIIVRTAAEKTLSTEKERLAVTLRSIRDGVITTDRQGSVVLINRAAEALTGWSQAEAGGRGLAEIFRSIDEGTKMPAANPVDATIAGDAEGLERTQILVGRDGSESVIALSGAPIKDNDGAILGVVIVFRDITWQRKMEEQMQRLRKFESVSTLARGVAHDFNNLLSVILGNISLAKMLIDPENKIHRRLTDAEDATMKGRDLIYRLLAYSREGGYKRTAVSLKPVIQEWTDRAMNGSGKKCAILIAEDLYQAEVNKEQIGEVIQTIVMNAREATPEDGVITVRAENIKLEAYDTVPLPDGNYVKISIEDQGDGISDEDLPRIFDPYFTTKEMGNTKGTGLGLAISHSIVTSHNGLFTVDSSKGAGTVFHIYLPACV